Proteins from a genomic interval of Plutella xylostella chromosome 24, ilPluXylo3.1, whole genome shotgun sequence:
- the LOC105382083 gene encoding transcription elongation regulator 1, whose translation TNHQLDTSADAEPGAASPEPEAEPEAEADGAESDTSEARAKAARAQQSLKEREREVQKALATSLRDRDKEREYHKRDEAVQHFNALLADLVRNPELSWREAKKQLKKDHRYSLAELLSKDDKERLFTTHTHALGNKRRDKFRALLTELNVAPTASWRETRALLKHEPRAQAYPDPDKFRALLTELNVALTASWRETRALLKHEPRAQAYPDPDKMEREFRDYQRDRQTAAKTALRQLLLETRGITHKTLRAVQAAGGAGAAHNLLKHDARYLALEHVPEERDAIIMSYLEELDKKGPPPPPTASEPSRRSKQ comes from the exons ACAAACCACCAGCTGGACACGTCAGCGGATGCGGAGCCGGGCGCGGCCTCACCGGAACCGGAAGCAGAACCGGAAGCGGAAGCGGACGGCGCGGAGAGCGACACGTCGGAGGCGCGCGCGAAGGCTGCGCGGGCGCAACAGTCGCTGAAGGAGCGCGAGAGGGAGGTGCAGAAGGCGCTGGCGACCAGTCTCAGGGACCGGGATAAGGAACGCGAGTATCATAAGCGGGATGAGGCGGTGCAG CACTTCAACGCGCTACTAGCGGACCTGGTGCGCAACCCGGAGCTGAGCTGGCGCGAGGCGAAGAAGCAGCTGAAGAAGGACCACCGCTACTCACTGGCCGAGCTTCTGAGCAAGGATGACAAG GAGCGTCTATTCACGACGCACACGCACGCCCTAGGCAACAAGCGGCGCGACAAGTTCCGCGCCCTCCTGACCGAGCTGAACGTGGCGCCCACCGCCTCCTGGCGGGAGACGAGAGCACTACTGAAGCATGAGCCACGGGCACAGGCGTACCCAGACCCTGACAAG TTCCGCGCCCTGCTGACCGAGCTGAACGTGGCGCTCACCGCCTCCTGGCGGGAGACGAGAGCACTACTGAAACACGAGCCACGAGCGCAGGCCTACCCAGACCCGGACAAG ATGGAGCGTGAATTCCGCGACTACCAGCGCGACCGCCAAACCGCAGCTAAAACAGCGTTGAGACAACTCCTTCTAGAGACTCGCGGCATCACGCACAAGACGCTGCGCGCGGTGcaggcggcggggggcgcgggggcggcgcacAACCTGCTTAAACACGACGCCAG ATACCTAGCCCTAGAGCATGTGCCCGAAGAGCGAGACGCCATCATCATGTCGTACCTTGAAGAACTGGACAAGAAGGGCCCCCCTCCCCCGCCCACCGCCAGCGAGCCCAGCCGCCGCTCCAAGCAGTGA
- the LOC125490455 gene encoding phospholipid phosphatase 5-like: MESMTPFERVIPQWELETNCKYPRHESYVPGSTLWSIVLSVPCILSFLAWAVCNVCNDALEILLAWSLSLGLTGFLTNLLKLTVGRPRPDFFYRCFPDGVQTADFTCTGDAREVMDGRKSFPSGHSSLSFCSLGVCALWLAGRLEALSRRRGDAARLLVCVAPLCVALCVAVSRTCDYHHHWQDVLVGSILGLSVAYICYRQYYNSISSELAGVPHVISSLTTRVSGRPDISPAKQAEGKDGAESTPLLVNGGVKRRVSGFRVI; the protein is encoded by the exons ATGGAAAGTATGACAcccttcgaacgagtcatccCGCAGTGGGAACTAGAGACCAACTGCAAGTATCCTCGGCACGAGTCGTACGTGCCCGGCAGCACGCTCTGGTCCATTGTGCTGAGTGTACCGTGCATACTGTCCTTCCTTGCTTGGGCTGTTTGCAATGTCTGCAATGATGCACTGGAA ATTCTCCTGGCATGGTCACTGTCGCTCGGCCTCACAGGTTTCCTGACAAATCTGTTGAAGCTAACTGTGG GACGGCCGCGGCCAGATTTCTTCTACCGTTGTTTCCCGGACGGCGTGCAGACGGCGGACTTCACGTGCACGGGCGACGCGCGGGAGGTCATGGACGGACGGAAGTCGTTTCCCAGTGGACATAGCAGCT TATCATTCTGCTCACTCGGCGTCTGCGCGCTCTGGCTGGCGGGTCGTCTAGAAGCCTTATCGCGACGGCGCGGCGACGCGGCGCGGCTGCTGGTGTGCGTCGCGCCGTTGTGTGTCGCGCTGTGCGTCGCCGTGTCGCGGACGTGCGACTACCACCATCATTGGCAGG ACGTCCTAGTAGGCTCAATCCTCGGCCTGTCAGTAGCCTACATCTGCTACCGGCAATACTACAACAGCATCAGCTCGGAGCTGGCCGGGGTGCCGCACGTCATCTCCAGCCTGACCACGCGCGTCAGCGGCAGGCCCGACATCAGCCCCGCCAAACAG gCGGAAGGAAAAGACGGTGCAGAATCCACGCCACTGCTAGTGAACGGCGGAGTGAAGAGGCGGGTCAGCGGGTTCCGAGTTATATAA
- the LOC105382051 gene encoding uncharacterized protein LOC105382051, with translation MDSELRVYDVQQSAPLKVLCMEDAITSMCWVPNNPCLLAVGLANVEKTRQLIKIYNVSSGKAVNMEGLNGGNSEGGTVTSVAVSQSGACRIAAGDADSTLRIWDVPLRRLKLTSEALEF, from the exons ATGGATTCCGAGTTACGCGTTTATGATGTACAGCAGTCAGCACCTCTAAAG GTCCTCTGCATGGAAGACGCTATAACCAGCATGTGCTGGGTGCCCAATAACCCTTGCCTGCTAGCCGTCGGACTAGCTAATGTGGAAAAGACGCGTCAGCTGATCAAAATCTACAATGTGTCAAGTGGGAAGGCCGTCAATATGGAAGGACTAAACGGTGGGAATAGTGAAGGTGGAACTGTCACTTCGGTAGCTGTCAGCCAGAGCGG AGCGTGTCGCATAGCAGCAGGAGACGCCGATAGTACTCTTCGTATTTGGGACGTGCCATTGAGACGGCTTAAACTGACGTCAGAAGCTTTGGAGTTTTAA
- the LOC105382049 gene encoding aldo-keto reductase family 1 member B1, with translation MGEVPKIKLYNGHTIPAFGLGTWKSQTGEVEQAVKDAIDIGYRHIDCAHIYKNEKEVGEGLKKKFEEGVVKREDLFITSKLWCTFHRPDLVEGALRTTLADLGVPYLDLYLIHWPQAYKEESELLPTDANGKVQYSSSDYVDTWRALERLVEGGLVRSIGVSNFNKRQLDRVMAAAKIKPAVMQIEIHPYLNQNKMVEYCRSLDIVVTAYSPLGSPDRPWAKPGDPQLLDDPRLKAIAEKYKKSIAQVLIRYAIDRGLVVIPKSVNKARLTQNFQVFDFQLSSADIQQIGALECNGRLCSMGDVDHPDYPFHDEF, from the exons atgggTGAAGTGCCAAAGATAAAGTTGTACAATGGACACACTATCCCAGCATTTGGCCTCGGTACATGGAAA TCGCAAACCGGGGAAGTGGAGCAAGCAGTGAAAGACGCCATCGACATAGGGTACCGGCACATAGACTGCGCACACATCTACAAGAACGAGAAGGAAGTAGGAGAAGGGTTGAAGAAGAAGTTTGAGGAGGGAGTGGTCAAACG GGAAGACCTCTTTATCACGTCCAAGCTCTGGTGCACGTTCCACCGCCCCGACTTGGTGGAGGGCGCGCTGCGGACCACGCTCGCGGACCTCGGGGTCCCGTACCTCGACCTGTATCTGATCCACTGGCCGCAGGCTTATAAG GAAGAGTCTGAGCTCCTCCCGACAGATGCCAACGGCAAGGTTCAGTACTCCTCATCAGACTACGTGGACACCTGGCGCGCCCTGGAGAGGCTGGTGGAGGGCGGGCTGGTCCGCAGCATCGGGGTCTCGAACTTCAACAAGCGCCAGCTGGATAGGGTGATGGCGGCCGCTAAGATCAAGCCGGCTGTGATGCAG ATTGAAATCCACCCGTACCTGAACCAAAACAAGATGGTCGAGTACTGTCGGTCGCTGGACATCGTGGTGACGGCCTATAGTCCGCTGGGCTCCCCCGACAGACCCTGGGCCAAGCCAGGGGACCCCCAGCTGTTGGATGACCCGAGGTTGAAGGCCATTGCTGAGAAATATAAGAAGTCTATCGCTCAAGTGCTTATTAG ATACGCCATCGACCGCGGCCTAGTCGTGATCCCGAAGTCGGTGAACAAGGCTCGTCTGACGCAGAACTTCCAAGTGTTCGACTTCCAACTGTCATCGGCTGACATCCAGCAGATCGGCGCCCTGGAGTGCAACGGACGGCTGTGCAGCATGGGAGA CGTGGACCACCCCGACTACCCATTCCACGACGAGTTTTAG